A single region of the Vicia villosa cultivar HV-30 ecotype Madison, WI linkage group LG4, Vvil1.0, whole genome shotgun sequence genome encodes:
- the LOC131600492 gene encoding uncharacterized protein LOC131600492, with amino-acid sequence MWMVLSSSPQTQLHSSITTQTCYHPLQSKPKTTRINFPLKLKCQQQSNSSLKPKTQDDGIPTEDIKTLAKFKSRHNYIRVLEVSRKADHPFRGSRLLLLDNPGNIHSISFLFKPLTNTYFDVFATIPPIIPNGPIALLGFGAGSTARILLDLYPDTIIHGWELDPSVIEVAREYFNLSKIERENKQRLFVYVGNALLAGLEGGFSGILVDLFSKGSVIPELQEAATWEKLRRSLREGGRIMVNVGGSCVEAEDKVRDGNVVMEETLKAMRMVFGEKLFVLRLGNRGDDSSLALTGDFPDIDAWKNKLPSSLRCYTGLWKQYSG; translated from the coding sequence ATGTGGATGGTCCTATCTTCCTCCCCTCAAACCCAACTTCACAGTTCAATTACAACACAAACCTGTTACCATCCTCTTCAATCCAAACCAAAGACAACAAGAATCAACTTCCCTCTCAAACTAAAATGCCAACAACAATCCAATTCCTCTCTGAAACCCAAAACTCAAGACGACGGAATCCCAACCGAAGACATAAAAACCCtagcaaaattcaaatccagacACAACTACATCCGCGTTCTAGAAGTTTCCAGAAAAGCCGACCACCCATTCCGCGGCTCCCGACTTCTCCTTCTCGACAACCCCGGAAACATCCACAGCATTTCCTTCCTCTTCAAACCCCTAACCAACACCTACTTCGACGTCTTCGCCACAATCCCTCCAATCATACCTAATGGACCCATCGCCCTACTCGGCTTCGGCGCTGGTTCCACTGCTCGCATCCTCCTTGACCTTTACCCAGACACAATCATTCACGGATGGGAACTCGATCCCTCGGTTATCGAAGTTGCAAGAGAGTATTTCAATCTTTCCAAAATTGAGAGGGAAAACAAACAGAGACTTTTTGTTTACGTTGGAAATGCGTTGTTGGCGGGTTTGGAAGGAGGTTTTTCGGGGATTTTGGTGGATTTGTTCTCGAAGGGGAGTGTGATACCGGAGCTTCAGGAGGCTGCTACATGGGAGAAACTGAGGAGGAGTTTGAGGGAAGGTGGGAGGATTATGGTGAATGTTGGAGGGAGTTGTGTGGAGGCTGAGGATAAGGTTAGAGATGGGAATGTTGTGATGGAAGAAACTTTGAAAGCTATGAGAATGGTTTTTGGAGAGAAGCTTTTTGTTCTTAGGCTTGGGAACCGTGGAGATGATAGCTCTCTTGCTCTTACTGGAGATTTTCCTGATATTGATGCATGGAAGAATAAGCTTCCGTCTTCGTTGAGATGTTACACTGGTTTATGGAAGCAGTATTCTGGTTAG